Proteins encoded within one genomic window of Phototrophicus methaneseepsis:
- a CDS encoding YkvA family protein, protein MFRKGFTLFWTAREQLQLTWALLRDDRVPKWQKAIPFLPLIYILSPLNFLTFAIPFVGQIDEVVLMLLAMKAMERAVDQKILAEYQKKLAKK, encoded by the coding sequence ATGTTCCGCAAGGGATTTACGCTGTTCTGGACAGCACGAGAACAATTACAACTGACCTGGGCCTTGCTCAGGGATGATCGTGTGCCGAAGTGGCAAAAGGCTATTCCGTTCCTGCCGCTAATATACATTCTGTCGCCGCTCAACTTCCTGACATTTGCGATCCCATTCGTGGGGCAGATTGACGAAGTTGTGCTGATGTTGCTTGCTATGAAAGCGATGGAACGTGCAGTTGATCAAAAAATCCTGGCTGAATACCAGAAGAAGCTGGCAAAGAAGTAA
- a CDS encoding alpha-amylase family glycosyl hydrolase, producing the protein MAKEITIHFDNYVGFQQPALFFLPGEDGAAESVPATETDEYGAIFKVSLAKDIPLTFKFGDAEADRYEDDSLYRTVSPVHFKNVKAIWCRSWNPFVYTAEPQSIQPQSAVDFVGEQSFVDGLYISDTCGDFALGASPLKEGGVLFGFFHPHAARVYVTGDFNDWQHPGVKKADSKRFLEMQLYKGYFDVPNVWLLKADDANVGQEYKFYVVYDSLAGDSTLDSALLSDAYTRVLGADYEANNSIIVDPSPYEWHDADYQTPAIHELIVYELHVHGFTHDQADIQADHQGKYTGIIDRIEAGYFDKLGITCLYLMPIADSPTPQGPHSLGYNSSLFMAVERDYGSPDELRRLVDTAHQHNLAVIVDQVFNHTANSWNPLWKAILDHPEEVEQGEEGGLYFSGQTPWGNRMSTERAETQNMLIDACKLMLTEYHLDGFRFDATHTYYMDHGFVQRLADELQAFKPEVILIAENLPNESDLNREGYNGFMQWSDYFHDAIKAYMAEGRFEGTDNTPENLGDTFYFSKGRFAAHTNNVLNYCESHDEHSVAHEISYVPNLDTPQAKDRKSRLGLFATMVALGQPMIYMGQEYGLERARGNVYFDFPGSGEGFYDWASLLINLRRRYPALKLHGFNPIEEGHFQWLLGPWLEECFGGGKRVLGWLSTPTEEAFDHMVILMNFENHPVEVDIRFGMPGKWVRLASIDAVNDIPPVGSNSPDEEDAIHLDSDTFAHFVLPDSSGFIYKWEQGL; encoded by the coding sequence ATGGCGAAGGAAATCACGATACATTTTGATAACTATGTGGGCTTTCAACAGCCCGCATTGTTTTTCCTACCGGGTGAGGATGGTGCCGCCGAGAGCGTACCTGCCACTGAAACAGATGAATACGGGGCTATCTTTAAAGTGTCACTTGCCAAAGATATTCCCCTAACTTTTAAGTTCGGGGATGCCGAAGCGGATAGGTATGAGGATGACAGCCTCTACCGTACAGTCTCACCTGTTCATTTTAAGAATGTCAAAGCCATCTGGTGCCGGAGTTGGAACCCCTTTGTATACACAGCAGAGCCACAATCCATACAGCCACAATCGGCTGTAGATTTTGTTGGTGAACAATCGTTTGTGGATGGATTGTACATCAGTGACACCTGTGGTGATTTTGCTCTTGGCGCTTCGCCTCTGAAGGAGGGTGGCGTCCTCTTTGGCTTTTTTCATCCCCATGCAGCACGCGTCTATGTGACAGGCGACTTTAACGATTGGCAGCATCCTGGCGTAAAAAAGGCGGATTCAAAGCGCTTTCTAGAGATGCAGTTATATAAGGGGTATTTTGATGTGCCCAATGTGTGGCTGCTAAAAGCAGATGATGCGAATGTGGGGCAAGAATACAAATTCTACGTCGTCTACGACTCGCTGGCCGGGGATAGTACGTTGGATAGTGCCTTATTGTCTGATGCTTATACGCGGGTGCTTGGGGCAGATTATGAAGCCAACAACAGCATCATCGTGGACCCTTCGCCTTACGAATGGCATGATGCCGATTATCAAACGCCTGCAATTCATGAACTGATTGTATACGAACTGCATGTTCACGGGTTTACCCATGACCAGGCAGATATTCAGGCTGATCATCAAGGGAAATATACCGGCATCATTGATCGTATTGAAGCGGGCTATTTTGACAAGCTGGGTATCACCTGCCTTTACCTGATGCCTATTGCGGATTCCCCCACGCCTCAGGGCCCACATTCATTAGGCTATAACTCCTCGTTATTTATGGCTGTCGAGCGCGATTATGGCTCTCCGGATGAATTGCGGCGGCTGGTAGATACAGCACATCAGCATAATCTGGCAGTTATTGTGGACCAGGTTTTTAACCATACAGCCAATAGCTGGAACCCACTTTGGAAAGCCATCCTGGATCATCCAGAAGAGGTTGAACAAGGGGAAGAGGGCGGCCTCTATTTTAGTGGGCAAACCCCATGGGGTAACCGGATGTCGACTGAGCGGGCAGAAACGCAGAATATGCTGATTGATGCCTGCAAGCTTATGCTGACGGAATATCATCTCGATGGCTTTCGGTTTGATGCAACCCATACCTATTATATGGATCATGGATTTGTGCAGCGCCTAGCGGATGAGTTACAGGCATTTAAGCCCGAAGTCATTCTGATTGCTGAAAACTTGCCGAATGAATCTGATTTGAATCGAGAAGGCTATAACGGCTTCATGCAGTGGTCGGATTATTTCCACGATGCGATTAAAGCCTATATGGCTGAGGGGCGTTTTGAGGGTACAGATAATACCCCTGAAAATCTGGGGGATACCTTTTACTTTTCGAAAGGGCGGTTCGCTGCTCATACCAATAACGTCCTGAACTATTGTGAAAGCCATGATGAGCACAGCGTCGCCCACGAGATTAGCTATGTGCCAAACTTGGATACACCCCAGGCAAAAGATAGAAAGTCGCGCCTTGGCTTGTTTGCGACGATGGTCGCACTGGGCCAGCCGATGATCTACATGGGGCAGGAATATGGTCTGGAGCGGGCTCGTGGCAATGTCTATTTTGATTTCCCTGGTAGTGGCGAAGGTTTTTATGATTGGGCTTCTCTGTTGATTAATCTGCGACGGCGCTACCCGGCCCTTAAGCTCCATGGCTTCAATCCGATTGAAGAAGGGCACTTCCAATGGTTATTAGGCCCCTGGTTAGAAGAGTGCTTTGGAGGCGGTAAGCGGGTGCTTGGTTGGCTTTCTACACCGACGGAAGAAGCGTTTGACCATATGGTTATCCTCATGAATTTTGAGAATCATCCCGTTGAGGTCGATATTCGCTTTGGTATGCCGGGGAAATGGGTTCGCCTGGCCTCGATTGATGCTGTCAATGATATTCCCCCTGTAGGCTCTAATAGCCCGGATGAGGAAGATGCCATTCATCTCGATAGTGATACATTCGCTCACTTTGTCCTGCCGGATTCGTCAGGGTTTATCTATAAGTGGGAACAAGGCTTATAA